Proteins encoded by one window of Xanthomonas sp. DAR 80977:
- a CDS encoding glycosyltransferase family 2 protein: MAGASAGDAIGPLGSVPEPRGWQTPIGTALVEAGVIDAAQLQDALALQARWRSRLGDVVLAQRGVTALQFYTVLSAHFGLNFVNLLQQPIDPALFEPERLAEYAQRLVLPWRREEGRLVLAVADPGPETFAWARNLYGADVRFVGTSKFDIVWGLQQQADAQLTHDALNLLAEHAPEHSARQVVTRKQVVFLWALAVLLVLALALWPVASLIAINTVIGVAFLATFGLKFALAWRGARRRIDIKVSDEEVAALSDEDLPVYTVLVPMYKEPDVLPILANALRRLDYPTSKLDVKLVLEADDIETIEAAKALGLEAFFEIIRVPPSQPKTKPKACNYALQFARGQMLTIYDAEDKPEPDQLKRAVAAFRKSPADVACIQARLNYYNADENWLTRMFTLEYTLWFDFYLPALETLRIPIPLGGTSNHFRLDILRKVHAWDPYNVTEDADLGVRLTQQGYRVSVVNSTTFEEANVSIPNWIRQRSRWLKGYMQTWLVHMRDPVQLYRSTGFRGFWGFQLFVGGTFFTALVAPLMWLSYGLWLAAGSKFFDPFFPPALLYLSLLNLLLGNGFLIYMTLVAAFKRDYFRLAPYALTVPLYWLLQSIAAYKGLWQLIRNPFYWEKTTHGISKHMAEERRAALDD, from the coding sequence CCGAACCGCGCGGCTGGCAGACCCCGATCGGCACCGCGCTGGTCGAAGCCGGGGTCATCGACGCGGCGCAGCTGCAGGACGCGCTGGCGCTGCAGGCGCGCTGGCGTTCGCGCCTGGGCGATGTGGTGCTGGCCCAGCGCGGGGTCACCGCGCTGCAGTTCTACACGGTGCTGTCGGCGCATTTCGGGCTGAACTTCGTCAACCTGCTGCAGCAGCCGATCGACCCGGCGCTGTTCGAACCGGAGCGGCTGGCCGAATACGCGCAGCGCCTGGTGCTGCCGTGGCGCCGCGAAGAGGGCCGGCTGGTGCTGGCGGTGGCCGATCCCGGCCCGGAGACCTTCGCCTGGGCGCGCAACCTGTACGGCGCGGACGTGCGCTTCGTCGGCACCTCCAAGTTCGACATCGTCTGGGGCCTGCAGCAGCAGGCCGACGCGCAGCTCACCCACGACGCGCTGAACCTGCTCGCCGAGCATGCGCCGGAGCATTCGGCCAGGCAGGTCGTGACCCGCAAGCAGGTGGTGTTCCTGTGGGCGCTGGCGGTGCTGCTGGTCCTGGCCCTGGCGCTGTGGCCGGTGGCGAGCCTGATCGCGATCAACACGGTGATCGGGGTGGCGTTCCTGGCCACCTTCGGCCTGAAGTTCGCGCTGGCCTGGCGCGGCGCGCGGCGCCGCATCGACATCAAGGTCAGCGACGAGGAGGTCGCCGCGCTCAGCGACGAGGACCTGCCGGTGTATACGGTGCTGGTGCCGATGTACAAGGAGCCGGACGTGCTGCCGATCCTGGCCAACGCCCTGCGCCGGCTCGACTACCCGACCTCCAAGCTGGACGTGAAGCTGGTGCTGGAGGCCGACGACATCGAGACCATCGAGGCGGCCAAGGCACTGGGCCTGGAGGCGTTCTTCGAGATCATCCGGGTGCCGCCGTCGCAGCCCAAGACCAAGCCGAAGGCCTGCAACTACGCGCTGCAGTTCGCGCGCGGGCAGATGCTCACCATCTACGACGCCGAGGACAAGCCGGAGCCGGACCAGCTCAAGCGCGCGGTCGCCGCGTTCCGCAAGTCGCCGGCCGACGTGGCCTGCATCCAGGCGCGGCTGAACTACTACAACGCCGACGAGAACTGGCTCACGCGCATGTTCACGCTGGAATACACGCTGTGGTTCGACTTCTACCTGCCGGCGCTGGAAACGCTGCGCATCCCGATCCCGCTGGGCGGCACCTCCAACCATTTCCGCCTGGACATCCTGCGCAAGGTCCATGCCTGGGACCCGTACAACGTCACCGAGGACGCCGACCTGGGCGTGCGCCTGACCCAGCAGGGCTATCGGGTCAGCGTGGTCAACTCGACCACGTTCGAGGAAGCCAACGTCAGCATCCCCAACTGGATCCGGCAGCGCTCGCGCTGGCTCAAGGGCTACATGCAGACCTGGCTGGTGCACATGCGCGATCCGGTGCAGCTGTACCGGTCCACCGGCTTCCGCGGTTTCTGGGGCTTCCAGCTGTTCGTCGGCGGGACTTTCTTCACCGCGCTGGTCGCGCCGCTGATGTGGTTGAGCTACGGCCTGTGGCTGGCGGCGGGGTCGAAGTTCTTCGATCCGTTCTTTCCGCCCGCGCTGCTGTACCTGAGCCTGCTCAACCTGCTGCTGGGCAACGGCTTCCTGATCTACATGACCCTGGTGGCCGCGTTCAAGCGCGACTACTTCCGGCTGGCGCCGTACGCGCTGACCGTGCCGCTGTACTGGCTGCTGCAATCGATCGCCGCCTACAAGGGGCTTTGGCAACTCATCCGCAATCCGTTCTACTGGGAAAAGACCACCCATGGCATCAGCAAGCACATGGCCGAAGAGCGCCGCGCCGCCCTCGACGACTGA